One region of Eupeodes corollae chromosome 1, idEupCoro1.1, whole genome shotgun sequence genomic DNA includes:
- the LOC129942122 gene encoding protein toll, which produces MTQNRCISSVLLAISMIFLSIVQMTAFSSSSRLAFTMKMREDCQDMSRTSQCYCSPMLNEFEIACPGQGIDPKIMIRIQQNHHVQIDCYHIDSSEYSLLPKMYIGSNPTLQMRQCPLPPMQPFQSIIARLGITQVTGLLFESGELGGTLSRVHFKGLNDLRRLRLSSNGLSTLPEDVFADIKNLTWLDLHSNKVELPQLIFAGLENLNILELGHNNLQDLPPGIFRHQKKLIHLNLWSNNLTNLSKEAFEGVSSITDLDLSANNIVTFRPDVFTHLKNLTNINLNGNYFQSLPEGLFAENKNLSMFRLGNNRVPLKKLPSGLLSNLPNLREVRISCDLETIPPKTFANSTAIRNITITDNNLTELPYILFADQIELIDLDLSRNKLTSLPEDIFHNTRNLIVLRLSHNQLTNVSGETFSSLENLEILFMDNNNLLTVSSKAFSRTQKLSYINMENNQIRLHESFNTLIGDQFDISSPFQSLLELRTLNLRNNSIRHIFNDWRLTNLKLEYLDLSYNHINMITENDLLYLSRQIFVNLTHNNISRINFSGVDFIDLDPLEQKIQAAVSYNPFYCDCEPLFFVQYLNGYLGKEMRDALKISAKNLECSGPENLKGRLVQDLSPMELLCPLEYERERCPEGCECMVRPFDRVLILNCSNARFTKIPILPTLNTPNSNGTILYVENNNLSSLPNLTAPGYANVVHLYAAHNNISQIDVQNLPKNLRTLDLSYNKFIALNSSVLEYFNKSKTIQSLSLSQNPWLCECESKGLLEFVQWNFKKIPDLKLMLCSSGEKFQALSISTICPFEENLVIAMSMLIALIGLTLGVLAALYYKYQVEIKVWLYAHNMCLWFVTEEELDKDKKYDAFLSYSHQDEDLVADYLVPELENGPTPFKLCLHLRDWVVGEFIPTQIVRSVDESRRTIVVLSPNFIESVWGRMEFRAAHTAALNEGRARVIVILYGDIGNIDDLDPELKAYLKMNTYVKWGDPWFWDKLRYAMPHPSNNISGLVKTALKSSTDDKLELIKPSPVTPPLTTPPAEQAGKNPLVAKLNGTNGAIPNGNGVQPYYLNGKLPNGHNGHINGAFIINTNAKQSDV; this is translated from the exons ATGACGCAAAATCGCTGCATCAGCAGCGTCCTGCTGGCAATTTCAATGATCTTCCTGTCCATTGTCCAAATGACGGCGTTTAGCTCATCGTCGCGCTTAGCTTTCACAATGAAAATGCGAGAAGACTGTCAAGATATGTCCAGAACCTCACAATGTTATTGCTCGCCGATGCTGAACGAATTCGAGATCGCCTGTCCTGGTCAAGGAATCGATCCCAAAATAATGATTCGCATTCAGCAGAACCACCACGTTCAAATCGACTGCTATCACATCGATTCTTCCGAATACAGCCTCCTGCCGAAGATGTATATCGGAAGTAATCCGACTTTACAAATGCGACAATGTCCACTGCCGCCGATGCAACCCTTCCAGAGTATTATTGCAAGACTGGGCATCACGCAGGTAACGGGCCTGCTGTTCGAAAGTGGCGAACTCGGTGGGACACTGTCTCGTGTTCACTTCAAGGGACTCAACGATCTCCGTCGGTTGAGACTCAGCTCGAACGGTCTCTCAACTCTGCCAGAAGATGTTTTCGCCGATATAAAGAATCTCACATGGCTGGATCTTCATTCAAATAAGGTCGAACTGCCACAGCTTATATTTGCTGGTTTGGAAAACCTAAACATCCTGGAATTGGGACACAATAATCTGCAAGATCTCCCACCAGGCATATTCCGCCATCAAAAAAAACTCATTCATCTAAATCTCTGGAGTAACAATCTGACGAATCTCAGCAAGGAAGCCTTCGAAGGGGTATCGTCAATAACTGATCTCGATTTGAGTGCAAATAATATTGTCACCTTCCGTCCGGATGTGTTCACCCATCTTAAGAATCTCACCAATATCAATCTCAATGGAAACTACTTCCAATCTCTACCGGAAGGCCTTTTCGCCGAAAACAAGAATCTCTCTATGTTCCGTTTGGGTAATAACCGTGTGCCCCTGAAGAAACTCCCATCGGGATTGCTTTCTAATTTACCAAATCTGCGGGAAGTTCGTATCAGCTGCGACCTGGAGACCATTCCCCCCAAGACATTCGCCAATTCTACAGCGATTAGAAATATAACAATTACTGACAACAATCTGACCGAACTGCCGTACATTCTCTTTGCCGACCAAATTGAGCTGATCGACTTGGATCTTTCGAGGAATAAGTTGACTTCCCTGCCCGAGGACATCTTCCACAACACTAGAAATCTGATTGTTCTTCGCCTCTCGCACAATCAACTCACCAATGTTTCTGG TGAAACGTTTAGCTCCTTGGAGAATTTGGAAATTCTGTTCATGGACAACAACAATCTACTGACTGTTAGCTCGAAGGCCTTTTCCCGCACCCAAAAACTGTCCTACATCAATATGGAGAACAACCAGATCCGTCTTCATGAATCCTTTAATACATTAATTGGCGATcaattcgatatctcttctccATTCCAGTCTTTACTTGAGCTGCGAACACTCAATTTGAGAAACAACTCTATCCGTCACATTTTCAACGACTGGAGACTTACCAATCTGAAGCTTGAATACCTGGATCTTAGTTATAATCACATTAACATGATCACTGAAAATGATCTTCTATACTTGAGCAGACAGATCTTCGTCAATTTGACGCACAACAACATCTCGAGGATAAACTTCTCCGGAGTCGATTTCATAGACCTTGATCCCTTGGAGCAAAAAATTCAAGCTGCCGTAAGTTATAATCCTTTCTACTGTGATTGTGAACCGCTATTCTTTGTTCAATATCTGAATGGGTATTTGGGAAAAGAGATGAGAGATGCCCTCAAAATATCGGCTAAAAATCTTGAATGTAGTGGTCCAGAGAATTTGAAAGGTCGTTTGGTGCAAGATCTATCACCGATGGAACTTCTCTGTCCGTTGGAATATGAACGGGAACGTTGTCCCGAGGGATGTGAGTGTATGGTTCGACCATTCGATAGGGTTCTCATTTTGAACTGCTCCAATGCTAGATTCACTAAGATTCCCATTCTTCCAACATTAAATACTCCCAATTCTAACGGAACTATCCTCTATGTGGAAAACAATAATCTCTCGAGTCTTCCCAATCTTACGGCACCCGGATATGCTAACGTAGTCCATCTCTATGCAGCTCATAACAATATCTCTCAGATTGATGTACAAAATCTCCCCAAGAATCTCAGGACCTTGGATTTGTcttataacaaatttatcgcCCTCAACTCGAGTGTCCTGGAGTATTtcaacaaaagcaaaacaatcCAATCCTTATCGCTGAGTCAAAATCCATGGCTGTGTGAATGTGAATCTAAGGGTCTGCTGGAGTTCGTGCAATGGAACTTCAAGAAGATCCCCGATCTCAAGCTAATGCTGTGTTCGAGTGGCGAGAAGTTCCAGGCATTATCCATCAGTACAATCTGTCCGTTCGAGGAGAACCTTGTGATAGCGATGAGCATGCTCATTGCGCTGATTGGACTTACCCTGGGAGTTTTGGCGGCATTGTACTATAAATACCAAGTCGAGATTAAGGTCTGGCTGTATGCCCATAACATGTGTTTGTGGTTCGTCACGGAGGAGGAACTCGACAAGGACAAGAAATACGATGCCTTCCTCTCATACTCCCATCAAGACGAAGACCTGGTGGCGGACTATCTGGTGCCGGAACTCGAGAATGGCCCAACCCCATTCAAGTTATGTCTGCATCTTCGGGACTGGGTTGTGGGCGAGTTCATTCCCACTCAGATTGTGCGTTCGGTAGATGAATCACGAAGAACCATCGTAGTGCTGTCGCCAAACTTCATCGAATCAGTGTGGGGCAGAATGGAATTCAGAGCTGCACACACAGCTGCCTTGAACGAGGGCCGAGCAAGGGTGATTGTGATACTCTATGGAGACATTGGCAACATTGACGATTTGGACCCTGAATTGAAGGCCTATCTGAAGATGAACACATACGTGAAATGGGGTGATCCATGGTTCTGGGACAAGCTTCGCTATGCCATGCCCCATCCATCGAACAACATATCTGGACTCGTCAAAACCGCTCTCAAAAGTTCTACAGATGATAAACTGGAACTCATCAAACCCTCCCCAGTAACGCCTCCCCTAACAACTCCACCTGCCGAACAAGCCGGAAAGAACCCCCTCGTAGCGAAGCTTAATGGAACCAACGGGGCAATCCCCAATGGCAATGGGGTCCAACCCTATTATCTCAATGGAAAACTTCCCAACGGTCATAATGGACACATCAACGGAGCCTTCATTATCAACACAAATGCCAAGCAGAGTGATGTATAG